The Malus domestica chromosome 10, GDT2T_hap1 nucleotide sequence TCGAAAGAACATGGTTGGTCCCTTACGAGCCGCCGAGGACACTAGGATGAATCGGAAGTAATATCTAGGGCAGATACATAACAACCAAAAGACAAATTCCATGCAAGTATGCAAATATAATTTctccataaaaaaataaaattaaaaaaaaaaacaaacaaaaaaaacaaaaaacaaaaatcaaaaagcACAAGAAGGATGTGACAGTTTGAAATAATTCACCCGAAAAGATTAGAGAAAGTAGCCGCAGAGAAAGCAAATATAGAGTTTACTATGTAGAGGACATAAAGGTCTGGTAGTTAGGAATTAGTCATTTTCCATTGCCTATATACTTTTAGCATTCTGTATGTCTAATTTCTAGTGCTGTTACGGCAAGGCATTAAAAGTTTGCTCATCTTTTCGAGACTTTGCCTGGAAGAGGACCGAACCATGTTCGTAGCCTTTTAGTTTTGTACTCTTAAATGGTTCATCTTTGGttattatgtgaattgacgaaTTCATGTGATATACTATGAGTGAACGACTACATCAGAGCATAGTATTAACAATCATGAATTAGTTATACATACCATGCATGATGTATGCATGTGAGATATTCCAGTACTACACATTTTTCGGCAAACAATAAAACATCACACTTTACATTAGTCATGCGACAAGAGTTCAATTCTCACCCTTTCTTTTCATTAGTCAAGCCTTAATTAGCCCTCCATTATACTGATCGAATCATAACATATCGAAtataatcttcttcttttttgtacAAAATATTCCAAAAACATGGGCTGCTGCCAAAGTATATTATCTCCTCtttaaaattaaaccaaaacaagTGTTTTGCATCATCTAAAGGTACTTCTGATGCTTATTACATTTGTGTATCTCCCTTTATAAAATCaacattaaaatttattttcgagaaggatttttttctataatttaatTATCTAAGTGTTTCAACTAATGTTTGTAACTATTATGTGAACCGCACTATTTATATATAATCTAAACTATAGAAGTAGAGGGATTGAACTTGGGCATATGGGGGAGCCTAGCCAATCTGGCTGCACCCTCGTCTGTGATGAATGTAGGGCTTACATATAAACAAGGTTTGGTTGCTGAACAATTAGCATCGGTTCTTGCTTAAAGCTAATGCTGCTCCTAACTTGACACTTGTCCAATTAGCTTTTCAAGCTGGATAATTCTgtgtaaaaaaaacaaaagaactaAACATGTGTCAAAGAAAGGAGAAGCCACATTGGCTTTCAGCAGGAACGCTAATTGTTCAGCAACCAAGCTTTGTTCCATACATAATCATTCCTAgcaaaaaaagggcaaaatggTAATTTGATAGAAAAAGGTTCAGTGAGTTAGTTGTACTTTCAACAGTATTTGTGTCCGATACCGTTGGTATATTCTTTCGCCGTACGTCTTATAATCCAACTGGCTGCCACCCGCACTCCAACCCCTCCAAATTAATGAGCCATCACCAAAATCTAaatttcagaagaaaaaaagttcTCTGTCTCTGCATGCGCGCCAATCCACCGTGCCCATCAATGGTTTCGAGGTTCGGCGACGCCGCGAGGGATGTGTCCGAACCGGGCAGCAGCAGCATCTCCGTATCTGGAATCCCATCTCTTCCTAGCTAAAACGTGGGAAAGAAAGTGCTAGAAAGTGACGGAAAATGAGACGACTGATATTCTTCCGAGGGATTGTGTCCTGGGTCGACTTTCTCTTGTCAGCTTTTGATGGCTTTCTGATGTTTTCTCAGTATTACTGGCTGTACTCGTAACTTTTTCTTGCCATGGTTTCCCCTGCTTTTCAGAGGCTCCTAATGGTACGTACACCGCACACACTTGTTTTTGTTGAttatatgattgtttttttagTGGATATTCAGAAAGTTTTAGACTTTTAAGTTCACTGGGTATTGAAAAATTCTGGGTTGGAAGTTCTTGAAGTGATTAGTGTACCAATTCAGTTTTTTCATGATTtcttttggtgatttttttttggaagaaatGGTTAATGGGATAGAAGGAAGTTGACATGTGAATAGTTGTATACAGAAATTGATGGGTTCCTCTGGAAATTTAATACTTTTTGGGTTGCATGTGGAATTCTGGATACGTGAGGTTTGGAAGAAATGGTATGGATgtcaatttgaagtctcaatTATAGAAAGTATGGTTTTTTTGGtagttattataatttataaatggcTTGCATCCTTTTTTTATTTCGTGCTAGAATTTGAAATTATTAGTTGGAAGATGTTTGATTCTTGTCACAAATGATTTAGTTGGAGTAAGAGCTTCTTTctggttttaatttttatctcCCTTGGGCATTCCACAGTAGTTTGAGTGTGATGTCTATATATAGGAATCAGACAACTTGAGTTTGATACCTATAACACTATTGCTACACTAGTGTGAATTCAATATATTGATCTCAGTATCACACTAAATTTTCCGGTGCATTGTAGGAGTGTGATTCCTATATGAGTTCAATACATTGGTACCACACTCACTTTTTCTAGCCTTAACCTACTTGTGTTTCCAAAATTCTCCTCAAATGGATTTTGGATACCGAAAATCCAACTCTTTTTTCAAATCCTCAATTGGTATGCAAATCTGAAGCAGCTAATCTCTCAATTATTGTTTCTAAAGTTGCTCTaatggaaatgaagctttgcTGGTTTTTGTTAATGGTTATAGAAGAtagcaaaaaacaaaatagtAACAATACGCATCCAGAAAAAGAGCACATGCTAAAGATGCAAAATTTCCATACGATACTAAAGTGCTTTGGTTTGGTTGTTTCACAAAGATACTAAATCTTTAACAATTTGAGGCATTCTTTCACGCACGAGGAACTAAAGCGATTAGTTAAAAGTAACATATTCTGTTTTCTGCATCTACTCATATTCTCGAACCTTTTCCCCTCTAACTTTCACACTAAAAATGAAAGGTGACTCTTGCAGGTTCACAGAAGCTCTTATCACTGTTGGCCTTGAAAAGTGGCTATTTTGTAAATTTCTTAAGAGTTTTTGCAGATATTAAGGTAGTGTTGTTGCTGAAGTATCATACTGTTTATAGAAGCTCTCAAGATCTTTCTCGGTGAAGGTTGTTCTACCTGTCTGAGAGATGACGCAGTTTTTGGCTGAACTGCGGTAAACAAAGCGTAAAGACATACTTCTGTTGGGTGGATTGAACTTTGTTGGTCTCATTTCTGCATTCTGTTGGTTAGTTCAGCTCGGCTAACCTCCTTTGGCAGCAGATAATTCCTGACAGAAACTTCGACTTCCTTTTGGGGTACATCTCCTTTGGCCAGAGACACGCACACATCTCCTGTGTGCATGTCtctatatatattatatcaaCTAGTTCAGCTCTGTTGAGCAGATCTCCTTTGGCAAAAGTTACTGAAGTTCCCTTTCGTTGGTTGACTTCCTTTCGTAGTGGATGAGAAGAGTGCTTCTTTTGTTGAATTGTCATCAATTTATCTCAAACTCGAGTGTTTCTTTAGGGCAGATCTCCTTTGGCATTCTCCTCGCTATTTCGGCAAGCTTCACCTCAACCTCTGAGAAAGATCTCATCTGGCAGTTGCAATCCATTGACAGTTCTGCAGTTGAGAAAATCTCCCTTTTGAAGTTCTTCTGGGTAATTGGTTGTAGTCAAAAGTTCACCCCACCGatcgggcaaatcttctttggTACTCGGAGTCCTTTGTTGACTCCTGTTACCCTTGTAGGGCAAATCTCCTTTGGCATTTGGAGTCCTCGTAGAGTCCTGTTATCCCTCCCTGTATAGGGCAAATCTCCTTTGGCATTAGATCTCCAGTTTTAGTGGTCAAAGTACCCTACTGGAGATATCCCTATCTAATATCAACTGGAAAAGTGTACGGCAAATCTGTTTATCACAGAGGATGTTGCGGCAATAATCATCATTTCATCCTTTGGAGACTACACACGTGACACATCCCTGTAGGAGTTCAAGATAAGCTCAGATTGTCACGGTGTTAAGATTCATTCCGTCCCGGAAGGTATGCAATCGACATTACTACTGTACTATCTATTTACATTTATCGTTTGTTTCCAACATATTTCTAGTTTGTGTTAGACTACAAACAAATCCTAAGTTGCAGAAATAAAATGTACTTAGTTCTGATTTTTGTGCTTTCTATGGCAATTGATTTCAAAAAGATGCTTTGTTTTGCAGTTCAGTGAAGATTAACCAAGTTTCTCAGACGGCTTGTAATTTTATCTGTTCCCATTTTGCAGTGGAGGTGAGATATCCTGCACCGCGGACTCTGTActcttttcattcatttgatTTTGGATTTATTTTGTGTTATCTTGTAATCATGTTTTATATGTACATGTACACATGCATCAACGTAAATAGATTTGCAAACATACCTCTATTCTTATTTTTGACATCGGACTGAGAGGTACGGTTATCTTCCCATAGGCATCTGAATGATGAATGCAATCCTCAGTGACTCGGATTGGGAGAGTTTTAGTGAGAGTGGTAGTAGTATGGATCAATATGAAAATGAATCTTTCTATGGTGGGCATGCGGGCAGCATCTTGTCCAGCCTGGAGGCTTCCATTGGGAAAATTGACGATTTTCTCTCGTTTGAGAGGGGATTCATATATGGAGACATGGTATGCTCCGAAAGAGATCCATCTGGGCAGATGGGCAGAGTAGTTGGGATTAATATGTTCGTTGATTTGGAGAGTGTTAAGGGACACATAATAAAAGATGTTAACTCCAATAACCTATCAAAGATACGCTCCATTTCGGTGGGGGATTATGTTGTTTGTGGTCCATGGCTTGGAAGGGTGCATAGAGTGGTTGACCATGTTATGGTTGTATTTGATGATGGAACGGAGTATGAGGTCACTGCTGTTGATCAAGAGAAGCTCTTGCCCATTTCTCCAAACCTACTTGAAGATCCACAGTACCCATATTATCCAGGACAGAAAGTGCAGGTCAGACTCTCAACCGCTTCCAAATCAACTAGATGGTTATGCGGTAACTGGAGGGAAAATCAAGTCGAGGGAACTGTTTGTTCTGTGGAAGGAGGTTTGGTGTATGTTGATTGGCTTGCCTCTGTTCTCATGGGTTGTGATTCGAAATTGCCTGCTCCTCCACGTGTGCTGGATCCGAAAAAGTTGAATGTGTTGTCATGTTTCTCTCATGTAAACTGGCAGCTTGGTGACTGGTGTATGCTTCAAGTTGCTGACGATAAAGCTGTCATGGAGCAGGATTTTCATAGTGCATCTACTTGTGAGATGAATAACAAACCCAAGATATCAGGAAGAGGATTTAGGAGAAGAAACGCAGATTCAAAATTCGATGAAATCTTTGTTATCATAAAGACAAGGACCAAAGTTGATGTGGCGTGGCAAGATGGTAGTCACTCTTTGGGATTAGATTCACAGACACTAGTTCCAGTCAGCGTTGTAAATGATCATGAATTTTGGCCTGAACAGTTTGTCCTGGAAAAGGGCACTTGCGATGATCCACACATGTCTAGCAGCCAAAAATGGGGTGTCGTGAAGGGTGTGGATGCAAACGAGCATACAGTAAAGGTGCAATGGAACACTATCCCTGCACCTAAACAAAATTACTCCGAGGGAAAACAGATGGAGGAAATTGTGAGCGCTTATGAACTAGCTGAGCACCCAGATTACTCCTACTGTTTTGGAGATTATGTGTTCAGGTTGGTCCAGAATCAGTTTGATGAACAAGCGGATAAAAACTATCCGCTCACAAAGATTGACATGAGCGAGGAGGCTGCTTCTGAGGACAAGGACTGTGGTGGGGATCAAGAGGATTACACTGATAAATGTTACCTATCTCACATTGGAAATGTTATGGGCTTCAAGGATGGAGCTGTGGAAGTGAGATGGGCTACTGGTATTACAGGCAAGGTATAAATTAAGCTGTCCTTACTGGTTTGTTTATTCATCATTCTGTGTGTAAGATGATTGTCTGCTGACTCTGGTTTCCCCTTAAATTTTGATAGTCATGTCATGTTTAAGTTTTTTGGTTGGTCATTGTTACAGGTGGCCCCTAATGAAATTTTCCGGTTTGACAAACATGAGGGTTCAGCTGCTATTCCTGCAGAAGATGACATCGAAGACTTGAACCGAGAGATGATTCAAAATGCAAAGCAACCTTCTAACCAGAAGGGAAAGGTAGagccatctctctctcactctatgttttcttttttcagttttcaattcATTGGATGCCAAGTGTTTTTGAAACATTTGGTGTATATGAAGTTTATGGAATGTTTTGatgttttggttttcaataaaCTTGACATTATTGCTTCCCATAAACTCTGAAATTCCATGGAGGAAGCCTGTATTTTCTGCATTTTCCTCGCAACAAGCTAAATGACATTTTTATGTTCAGGATTCATTGAATTTGGATGATGGTGGCAAAGATTACACAAGGGAGTCTAGTTCCTCTTTCCTTCCTCAAGCTGCCATTGGATTTTTCACAAGCATAGCTGCGAGTCTTTTGGGATCCCATGAGTCTGCACCACTTTCAGGTCCTTCGTCATCAGCCTGTATTTCTGAAGTTGGAAATGAATCTGAGATTTCCCATGAGAAAGGAATAGCGGAAACTTGTGACCTCTTTACTGAGCAACAGTCAACGACTGAGCTGGAGAGGTTTGAGGAGAAGAGCATTCCACATTCAAAAGCTAATGACAGTGCAGATCAGTTTAGGCAGTTTGACATAGTTGCTGATTGCACCGACCACCATTTTCATGGTGCTAACAAGGAGTTGGCATTATCTCAGGTTAGAAACATGATAATATTTCCCATAAACATACCATTTCATATATTCGTATAGCAGAGTTAGTCGTGATTTTTATCTGTTCGGTTCCGTAATAGGTGAAAAGAGGCTGGATGAAAAAGGTCCAACAAGAGTGGAGCATCTTCAAGAAAGATCTGCCTGGTTAGCACTTCCATctgtttttaaagtttaatttgtaATGGTTTTCATTGGTAACACAAGGGATATTTTTATGCAAAGTGCTTTTGAACCATCTTTAGAAGAACAACACTAACTTAACTTTACCCATCAACAGAACAAATCTATGTCCGCGCCTTCGAGGAAAGGATGGATCTACTGCGAGCAGCCATTGTTGGTGCACCTGGAACTCCATATCATGATGGGCTTTTCTTCTTTGATATTTATCTTCCACCGGAGTATCCTCATGAACCGCCTGTAAGTACTTGCATGTGGTTGTGCAGTTGTAAAATTTTACATTGATGTTTATCATCGTGAGTGCTAATTTAGCATGTCAATCTTGAAATTTTATGTAGATGGTACACTATAGTTCTGGTGGGCTACGTGTCAACCCTAACTTGTACGAGTCCGGAAAGGTCTGTCTCAGTCTCCTTAATACATGGACGGGCACAGGCACTGAAGTTTGGAATCCAGGGAGCTCCACCATTCTTCAAGTTCTTCTCTCCCTTCAAGCCCTCGTGCTTAACGACAAGCCATATTTCAATGAAGCTGGGTATGATCAACAGATAGGAAGAACCCAGGGAGAGAAAAACTCCGTAAGCTACAACGAAAATGCATTCCTGATGACATGCAAGTCCATGCTGTATACACTCCAAAAGCCACCTAAGGTACAATGCTTGATTCTGGATTCTCATTAGGTTTTCCTTTCTGTTTTAATTAGTAGTGCAATATGTTTGTTTGGTATACATTGTAACTTAGTAATGTTGATGCAGCATTTTGAGGAGCTTGTTATCGAACACTTCACTCGGCGCTCCCAAAATATTCTAATGGCTTGTAAGGAGTATATGGACGGGGCTCCAGTAGGGTGTGCTATCGATTTCCTGAAAACTGAAGATAAACACAGTAAGGGAAGCTCTACCGGATTCAAAATCATGCTCTCTAAGCTCCTTCCAAAATTGGTTGAGGCATTTTCCAGCAAGGGAATTGACTGCAACCGGTTCATGGGGCCGGAGAAATGTACATGGTG carries:
- the LOC103446408 gene encoding probable ubiquitin-conjugating enzyme E2 24 codes for the protein MMNAILSDSDWESFSESGSSMDQYENESFYGGHAGSILSSLEASIGKIDDFLSFERGFIYGDMVCSERDPSGQMGRVVGINMFVDLESVKGHIIKDVNSNNLSKIRSISVGDYVVCGPWLGRVHRVVDHVMVVFDDGTEYEVTAVDQEKLLPISPNLLEDPQYPYYPGQKVQVRLSTASKSTRWLCGNWRENQVEGTVCSVEGGLVYVDWLASVLMGCDSKLPAPPRVLDPKKLNVLSCFSHVNWQLGDWCMLQVADDKAVMEQDFHSASTCEMNNKPKISGRGFRRRNADSKFDEIFVIIKTRTKVDVAWQDGSHSLGLDSQTLVPVSVVNDHEFWPEQFVLEKGTCDDPHMSSSQKWGVVKGVDANEHTVKVQWNTIPAPKQNYSEGKQMEEIVSAYELAEHPDYSYCFGDYVFRLVQNQFDEQADKNYPLTKIDMSEEAASEDKDCGGDQEDYTDKCYLSHIGNVMGFKDGAVEVRWATGITGKVAPNEIFRFDKHEGSAAIPAEDDIEDLNREMIQNAKQPSNQKGKDSLNLDDGGKDYTRESSSSFLPQAAIGFFTSIAASLLGSHESAPLSGPSSSACISEVGNESEISHEKGIAETCDLFTEQQSTTELERFEEKSIPHSKANDSADQFRQFDIVADCTDHHFHGANKELALSQVKRGWMKKVQQEWSIFKKDLPEQIYVRAFEERMDLLRAAIVGAPGTPYHDGLFFFDIYLPPEYPHEPPMVHYSSGGLRVNPNLYESGKVCLSLLNTWTGTGTEVWNPGSSTILQVLLSLQALVLNDKPYFNEAGYDQQIGRTQGEKNSVSYNENAFLMTCKSMLYTLQKPPKHFEELVIEHFTRRSQNILMACKEYMDGAPVGCAIDFLKTEDKHSKGSSTGFKIMLSKLLPKLVEAFSSKGIDCNRFMGPEKCTWCKIVI